The Candidatus Eisenbacteria bacterium nucleotide sequence GCGACCATTCTTGCCGCAAAAATGATGCTGGATTGGCTGGGAGAGAACGACAAGGCTGCAAGACTAGAAACCGCCGTTGCTGCAGTAATCAAGGAAGGCAAAGTACGGACATACGATATGGGCGGCTCAGCCAAGACACTTGATATGGCGAATGCAATAGCTGCAAAGCTCTGACAGTCTCCTTCAAAGCACGGGATATCATGAACAAGATCGTTATTCATGAAGTTGGGCTTCGGGACGGCCTGCAGATGGAGAAGCAAATAGTCCCGATGGAGAAGAAGATTCAATGGATTCACGGCTTGATGGATGCCGGGGTTGACATCATTCAGGTCGGGTCCTTCGTTCATCCTGAAAAAGTGCCGCAGATGTCGGACACTGATAAGTTGTTCGTCGAGCTTGCGAAAAACAAAACCGGCAAAGCGATTCTCTCGGGTCTGGTACTAAATGAAAAAGGTCTTGAGCGGGGATTCAATTGCGGTGTCGAGATGTTCTGCATGGGTGTCTCCGCAAGCGAGACCCACAGCAGGAAGAACACGGGCATGAGCATCGCCGAGGCAACTGAACGCATTATCGCTATGGCAAAACAGGTGGAAACTGCTGGAAAGCAGGTGCAGGTTTCTGTCCAGTCGGCTTTTGGGTGTGGATATGAGGGATTCGTGCCGCATGAGCGGGTCCTCGGCATCATCCGGAAGTATCTTGATGCCGGGTTGAAGAGAATAAGTCTTGCGGACACTGCCGGTCATGCAACGCCCGATCAGGTCGAGAAGCTGCATGAATCGGTCTTCGGACTCGACGGCACCGTTCAGTGCGCGTGCCATTTTCATAATACGTATGGGATGGGAATGGTCAACACGTACGCCGCGATGAAAGCGGGCGTGCAGAATCATGAATCATCGATTGCCGGGCTGGGCGGCTGCCCGTTCACGAAGATTGCCGGCGGCAACGTGTGCACGGAAGATTTGGTTCACATGCTCCACAGAATGAATATTCGCAAAGA carries:
- a CDS encoding hydroxymethylglutaryl-CoA lyase, which gives rise to MNKIVIHEVGLRDGLQMEKQIVPMEKKIQWIHGLMDAGVDIIQVGSFVHPEKVPQMSDTDKLFVELAKNKTGKAILSGLVLNEKGLERGFNCGVEMFCMGVSASETHSRKNTGMSIAEATERIIAMAKQVETAGKQVQVSVQSAFGCGYEGFVPHERVLGIIRKYLDAGLKRISLADTAGHATPDQVEKLHESVFGLDGTVQCACHFHNTYGMGMVNTYAAMKAGVQNHESSIAGLGGCPFTKIAGGNVCTEDLVHMLHRMNIRKDINLEKLIRLAQDVADFFAREMPGIVYKTGPIEIVQKSH